Part of the Pieris brassicae chromosome 5, ilPieBrab1.1, whole genome shotgun sequence genome is shown below.
TCGGTGCCTTCAAAACATAGAAATTTCGAGGTGTCATGTGTCAATCTGAGTTTggaataaatcagatttgttTATTGTGCTAGAAAAGCTATCCCCAATTACTATTGTTTTCTACGCGAcccttatatataattgtatgcaATTGAATtgagaaataattgaaatggATATTTATGGATACGCTGCATATCAGTATAATCAGTCGGATGAACTGGCGACGCAAATGTTTGCTCAACAAGCTCTTGCTTCCTCAGTGCAATATCCCGATTCCCATCGTGGATTGCCAGGACAAGATGCGCACACTATGCCAGTCCCCACGGGAACACCGTGGAACGTTCAAAGCCTACCATGGAGCTTGCAATCTCCTCCTAACCTTGTCCACTTTACAGCACAAATGGATAAACCACTCTTACATTGTAAGAGAAAAAGTACAGATTTGGAACCCGTAATGTAAGTAAATGCTATCTATTTTCTcttatattattctaattaatCCTATTTTCGTggatacttatttttttttgatactACTATTATTGATCATCTTTTAGAcctatagtattgtctttggttaacacctgaaaaaaaacaatttttttaccggattaaagctatttgtattattataaacttataacgttgtcaccgtgaccacgcacgctataaggcacgcgaaacgtcagaaaatttaaaattatgtaaataattagaagtttataataataatacaaatagctttaatccggtaaaaaaatctCTATCTTTTAGACCTTCAAAGCAATTAATAACAGAGGAAAAAATGGCAGCCCATTTCAACAGTCTTCACATATCGGCTGATTACACACAGCATTCACTGGCATCTGAAGATGTTATGGAACTGGCTGTAGACCCTGTATCTATCTCTGAAAGATTAAAAGGACACAGAATTGTGCTCTCCGAGGATGTTAAGAAGTTGAAAGATGAGCCTTTGTTACCCCCAACCCTAATTGAAAGGtactttaaatgaaaataagcGGCTGTATTTTCAACAATGTTAGTCTGTGATTTAAGACCATAAGAAACCTGAatgaattttgaataaaaaatatttttcacatactaaatattcttaataatattattattatatattgtgcTAGGTTTTCAAATAGTGTATTATAATAAGCAAACCTCACCTTAAATCATCaactaaagaatataaaaaaaaattacagcatCCAAAAACCCCAAATGTCCCTAGTGGTTTGGAAGCCTCGTGAAGAAATCATTAAAGTTAAAACAGATGACGAGAAATCAGAACAAGATGAAGAATTCAGAAGAAGAAATGGTGTTCTTGTTCCACCGGAACCATCAGGAATGGAGGTTGAAATGTGATCTTTGTAAGTTGTTGTAATAGTAAGAACTGATTTGTATGGTATATTTTAGTCAATAGTAGTAAAGTAACAaactatcattattttttaaatataaaatttttcaataaatattgatgatTGAAAATTGATATGGTTTGATCAATATTTCCAACAATATGACATGTTCTTTAGTGACAATATGTAGAAAATTTACATGTATTGCCTCATATTAtactcatataaaataaatatttcatgttATTTAAAGAAGTAATTTACTGTTTATCTTAGTTCCTGATAACATTTGCATTCAGGTTATCTTTTTAATTGTCAAATAAAGTCTAGTTGTAATACAAAGTAGAAATAACCGCTACAAAAATCAACATATAAAActgtaagtaattaaataagataccTCTTAACTAGGCAAAATTTGAAACAGAAAATacccaaaaatatttgataataccAGTATAGCCCagattattaaacataatttttcagcctaaaataaaattgattgaaaGGATATCATTTGTATAATGCTATAAAGTAGTTTCAGATTTTGCCTTACTTTAAGACTGGGAAAgatcagaaaaaaaatcatctttGATATTTGTACCCCTCATTGAGTTGtctacagtttttaatgttgaaaatctaatatatttaattaataatggtttTATGTCTTAGAAATTCTtacaatatgtaatttttaaagtttaagtgtaattgtgtaaataattaataattttgtattcttgttatattaggTATGTAAGATCCATTTCTGCCTTATTTTTGtctataagtaataaagaaaGTCACAATAAATGAttctttttctaaaaaaagtaTTGGAAATTTACAATACTTTAATTTGTGCGGTTACTGCACATTGAAATAGACCTTTGTCTGGCTGAATgcttattacaaaaatctcGAAATGCGAAGTTGCTCGTCGTTATGTAATGAAATGATATGAAGAAAACAAAAAcctttatagaaaatattttattaagttaaaattgtcctatcacaattaaattaattcttatcAATATGAATACTGATAgggaattttattacattggtccttttttaactaaaatacttaTCACAATATGGACAGTCATACAGGGCAAGAAACCGCCCATTTTTGAACATATAAGTaagttattatacaataatcagAACCATCAAGCTCTGTAacacctaaaaatatatttataaaacactaGAGAGCGTCCTTCAATTTGTAGACTGTTTAGAGCTATGATATGTTTGGAGCTTAATAAATGTGGCCGGCACAAAATTGTTCTAAATTATGGTAAAAAGTACAGTATCATgagtttatttaagtattaaaaagataatacgacaaatttatacaaaaatatcaatagTGACGCGTAAAACTAAGTTTCATTAAGTATGATATTTGGCGAATTATAAGACATGGTCACACTCATAATAAGTTGTTGACAAGCACCACTcacttgtttaaaaaaaatatacttttaatttagtttttaaactaGCTCAATGTATGAATTTATGTAGACGCACTCTAGTGTTCatttgttgaatattaaataaaacttaaccaAGAGATTATAAATATTCGTTTTGTCGTTGTTTTATCATTTATCGAGTCATATACAGAAGTTTTTAAGAGCCATCTTCTAAAAATGTCCAAAACTTCATAACGCatctatataaaatctttgaaacCCATTGATGGTAGTTAATCTTAGCTGcatacataagttattaattgATTTGTAACAGCTGTTAGggttcaaacattttatttaaaaaaacttagcgaatttttttatacatttaaaaaatctcgAAAATCACATCAATGTCTTCAGGGGTACATGTTTACCTTAACAGTGGCAGTGTCGAGGTCTCTTTTCATATTTTCCAGCTGTTTTATGTCTTGGACGGAGGTTTCGCATTTCTGCACAACCAGGGAATGGTAGAAGTGTATCGCGAATGCCACGAAGACTATTAAAACTGGAATCAAAACATAATTCAGTTACGTATGAAGATCGATAAACCGTAAGAAATccgtcaaaaaaattacaaatttaaataatttaatgtcagATGTCggctatttttacaaatttttttaGTAACTATTTCTCAGGTCCAAAGTATAGTCTGTctgtttgtgtgtgtgtgtgtgtctatTAAACTTATACCTACTGACTAGGCGCGCGGCTCTCAACCCTGAGTCTGTGCATttttacagataccggcaatctttttgagcattaaacaagggagtgggggaaagtttgcgcatcgtccACAGCGCGGGACAGAAACGTCAACtaatttaccaatcacgcgatcgacacgtcactcacCCCCGACCCCCTTGCGACTATAGTTAGGAAAATATTTGATGTACATTTTACCTGGTATAACAATAACAGTGGCTGCGGTGGCGGCTGCGAACGAATAGTCCCAAAATTTAACCCAACAGAGAATAGCTATTTCCACCAGAAACAGGAAGAGACCTGAAAATACacattattaatcaattgACGATATTTCATAGAACAAACGTAGGATAACAAGATGCGAGGTGGAAGCGACggtcatccttgaggtcgtgcATTCTGTTATACAGGAACTTAAAATACTCTTTTACCCGCTTGTTATACTTATCAGCCTTCCCTTTGATTACCTCGCGTATTAGATTAGGCAAAGGTTACCAATATAGCTTACACACCAAGGGTATACTAATTCTAATCATTGCTGTGCACTTATGGAATGTTGGTGGTTGATGCTACTTGCACTTGTTCCTACGGCGAAAATCGATGACATATGTCAGACAGAAgtctgattacctacttgtaTTAAATGATTACAAGAAGCGCATGTATTTAAGAGTTAGGAGTTAAAGAACCACTGGAATATTATTGCTTACGACAGCCAAACAGTTTAAATAGATTCCggtatttttactatttactaacattattagaacaattatatttttttaaacggaaACAATATCCTGCTGCCACGCAACTGTCACGGGGCAATAgctaataaacaataaagaaACTAAACTAATGAAATATTTCGGATTTTAACTGTTTTAGCTATTTAACGGTTTTAGAAGGtgatatttacattacaacgtatacaaacaaattatgaCTCGCACTTTATTACACACTTGCGTTTATTATGTCTACTTAACGTAGTCGTAATGTTTATtggtttaatatgtttttagtgGTTGTCATAGCCATTTTTGAACCTATGATATTTAGATGTATTTTAACACGTATATGGTTGATATCAAACTTGTGAAACTTAGTATATCTACAATACCTTACCTTGTTTTTGgagttgaaaaaaatattctggTATTTGCTTGtgtatataaatcttattCATTCATTACCACTATGGCTATTTATATCTCGGTCTGGTACAGAGTATGGGGCTGATCATGTCTAGCAAAAAATCTTACCTAAAACTGTACTAAACGCCCAAGCCAGCTCAATGAAACCCCTCATTCGTTCGTGCGGTGACTCCCGGAGTGCCCTTGAGGGACATCCTGGCTCCATTTTGCTCACTGCATCGATATTGGGTAATAGATACGTGGATATCATCAAAGCGAAGATGTGTACAGCAACTAATACTGTTGTACACACCGCGAACATAACGAATAGCCACTCTGGGACATTGGTCGGTTCGTTTATTTGTAGTTCCACCATTGCTACCATTGCGAAACCTGGAAATGAGAAATGCGTTGTAGCGACGACAACTTTAGTCAAGATTAgcaaaatcattaaatttatagtgttgttgtttatatataaatttatatgttaacatagcttttacacattgaaagaaaacactttttaaccggattgaagctatgtattttgTGCGTTACTTTATCGGTCatcgtgaccacgcacgctgtaaagcacgcgaaacgtaggaaaattttaaaattatgtaaaataattataagtttataataatacatagcttccggttataaatgttttctttcaataaaatttatattaaatagcgCTCGAGAGAGTGactctaaattttattttcttgagCGTAATTCACACAATCTTCATGTGGAAATCAGTCAGAAGAAGGAATCGTGTGTTTCAGAAATCTGATCATGTACTTGcttataatgttttgttacgATGAAGATGCAAATGATACCTAAATAGTAGATACAAAAGATTTTGAAAATTCCGTTggatttctatttatatataaacattttaaaactatatctataaatactaatcagattaaaataaataaagcgcCGTTCGTATTAATTATGGTAAATAATATCCATTatcaattcaataaataaaaagtttataaaaatttgctTCGAGACGCCTTTGTGTATTGaaacaatatataactttGTGACCGCTTTTTGTTACGGGacgcaaaatgataaaatctttttacacTACCCACATTTTGTAACTATTGACATTTAATGGAAAAAGATAAGTTTTTAGTATTCGTTTACTAAATATCTTAcctactaattattttttcatgtacgtgatattcaatatttttatgcgaaatcatttatttttaacagtcTTAAGGA
Proteins encoded:
- the LOC123709219 gene encoding uncharacterized protein LOC123709219, whose protein sequence is MDIYGYAAYQYNQSDELATQMFAQQALASSVQYPDSHRGLPGQDAHTMPVPTGTPWNVQSLPWSLQSPPNLVHFTAQMDKPLLHCKRKSTDLEPVIPSKQLITEEKMAAHFNSLHISADYTQHSLASEDVMELAVDPVSISERLKGHRIVLSEDVKKLKDEPLLPPTLIESIQKPQMSLVVWKPREEIIKVKTDDEKSEQDEEFRRRNGVLVPPEPSGMEVEM